The sequence NNNNNNNNNNNNNNNNNNNNNNNNNNNNNNNNNNNNNNNNNNNNNNNNNNNNNNNNNNNNNNNNNNNNNNNNNNNNNNNNNNNNNNNNNNNNNNNNNNNNNNNNNNNNNNNNNNNNNNNNNNNNNNNNNNNNNNNNNNNNNNNNNNNNNNNNNNNNNNNNNNNNNNNNNNNNNNNNNNNNNNNNNNNNNNNNNNNNNNNNNNNNNNNNNNNNNNNNNNNNNNNNNNNNNNNNNNNNNNNNNNNNNNNNNNNNNNNNNNNNNNNNNNNNNNNNNNNNNNNNNNNNNNNNNNNNNNNNNNNNNNNNNNNNNNNNNNNNNNNNNNNNNNNNNNNNNNNNNNNNNNNNNNNNNNNNNNNNNNNNNNNNNNNNNNNNNNNNNNNNNNNNNNNNNNNNNNNNNNNNNNNNNNNNNNNNNNNNNNNNNNNNNNNNNNNNNNNNNNNNNNNNNNNNNNNNNNNNNNNNNNNNNNNNNNNNNNNNNNNNNNNNNNNNNNNNNNNNNNNNNNNNNNNNNNNNNNNNNNNNNNNNNNNNNNNNNNNNNNNNNNNNNNNNNNNNNNNNNNNNNNNNNNNNNNNNNNNNNNNNNNNNNNNNNNNNNNNNNNNNNNNNNNNNNNNNNNNNNNNNNNNNNNNNNNNNNNNNNNNNNNNNNNNNNNNNNNNNNNNNNNNNNNNNNNNNNNNNNNNNNNNNNNNNNNNNNNNNNNNNNNNNNNNNNNNNNNNNNNNNNNNNNNNNNNNNNNNNNNNNNNNNNNNNNNNNNNNNNNNNNNNNNNNNNNNNNNNNNNNNNNNNNNNNNNNNNNNNNNNNNNNNNNNNNNNNNNNNNNNNNNNNNNNNNNNNNNNNNNNNNNNNNNNNNNNNNNNNNNNNNNNNNNNNNNNNNNNNNNNNNNNNNNNNNNNNNNNNNNNNNNNNNNNNNNNNNNNNNNNNNNNNNNNNNNNNNNNNNNNNNNNNNNNNNNNNNNNNNNNNNNNNNNNNNNNNNNNNNNNNNNNNNNNNNNNNNNNNNNNNNNNNNNNNNNNNNNNNNNNNNNNNNNNNNNNNNNNNNNNNNNNNNNNNNNNNNNNNNNNNNNNNNNNNNNNNNNNNNNNNNNNNNNNNNNNNNNNNNNNNNNNNNNNNNNNNNNNNNNNNNNNNNNNNNNNNNNNNNNNNNNNNNNNNNNNNNNNNNNNNNNNNNNNNNNNNNNNNNNNNNNNNNNNNNNNNNNNNNNNNNNNNNNNNNNNNNNNNNNNNNNNNNNNNNNNNNNNNNNNNNNNNNNNNNNNNNNNNNNNNNNNNNNNNNNNNNNNNNNNNNNNNNNNNNNNNNNNNNNNNNNNNNNNNNNNNNNNNNNNNNNNNNNNNNNNNNNNNNNNNNNNNNNNNNNNNNNNNNNNNNNNNNNNNNNNNNNNNNNNNNNNNNNNNNNNNNNNNNNNNNNNNNNNNNNNNNNNNNNNNNNNNNNNNNNNNNNNNNNNNNNNNNNNNNNNNNNNNNNNNNNNNNNNNNNNNNNNNNNNNNNNNNNNNNNNNNNNNNNNNNNNNNNNNNNNNNNNNNNNNNNNNNNNNNNNNNNNNNNNNNNNNNNNNNNNNNNNNNNNNNNNNNNNNNNNNNNNNNNNNNNNNNNNNNNNNNNNNNNNNNNNNNNNNNNNNNNNNNNNNNNNNNNNNNNNNNNNNNNNNNNNNNNNNNNNNNNNNNNNNNNNNNNNNNNNNNNNNNNNNNNNNNNNNNNNNNNNNNNNNNNNNNNNNNNNNNNNNNNNNNNNNNNNNNNNNNNNNNNNNNNNNNNNNNNNNNNNNNNNNNNNNNNNNNNNNNNNNNNNNNNNNNNNNNNNNNNNNNNNNNNNNNNNNNNNNNNNNNNNNNNNNNNNNNNNNNNNNNNNNNNNNNNNNNNNNNNNNNNNNNNNNNNNNNNNNNNNNNNNNNNNNNNNNNNNNNNNNNNNNNNNNNNNNNNNNNNNNNNNNNNNNNNNNNNNNNNNNNNNNNNNNNNNNNNNNNNNNNNNNNNNNNNNNNNNNNNNNNNNNNNNNNNNNNNNNNNNNNNNNNNNNNNNNNNNNNNNNNNNNNNNNNNNNNNNNNNNNNNNNNNNNNNNNNNNNNNNNNNNNNNNNNNNNNNNNNNNNNNNNNNNNNNNNNNNNNNNNNNNNNNNNNNNNNNNNNNNNNNNNNNNNNNNNNNNNNNNNNNNNNNNNNNTATATATATGTTGTCATGGACCAGCCGTGTGCGAAACATCTATTCTAGTCACCAGATCGTCATCAATTGTTAAACCTCGAATTATCGAAATATCTTGTAATGTCACAGTTGTTTCACCACATCTAAAATGAAATGGGTCTCTCGAGTCGCCGTCGTTCAATAAGAGTAGTAATCAAATGATTATAAAACACTCGAAAACGACATTGTAAAAGCCTATAAAATCTTATATGATTTAAGCTTGCAAGGATAATCATTTCCAACATATAACATCAAAACCAGATTGTCTGGTCGCTTAACTCTTACAATATCATCAACAGTTTCGAAATAAATTGTTGATGACATATATGTTGCTTGTAAGTAGAGAACACTAAGATTTTCCGGACCTCGATTTTCTgtcatttcaaaaaaattgtcAAAACAACAAGTTAATACGAAATATtctaataagaaaaaaaaacatataaaattaaacTTAATAAGATATTAagcataaatttaaaaataatataatatttaatatatgtacaaaataaaaattcattcttcacaaaataaaataatacatgtaaaattaaacttaattaagttattaaatttagaTCGCGACATGTCAATATATGATTTTGTACCCCAAAAAACAGTCAATTTATATGTAATAATCAACAGCTTATGATTGGTTGTTTGCTGATTCGCACAAAACGCCGCCGTTTCTCTTGCCACAGCAGCAGCGACCCCATCAGCCAGACAGCCTTTGCTCGACACTTCAGGTACCTTCTTCTTCTTCCCAACCTCTGGACTGCAAATGCACGCGCCTACATGTTTATGGCTGTAATTGTCTGCATCGTATCAGAAATTCTCGATCTTAGTGGTGAATGTCGTGAGTGAAAACCCTAGAGGTACGAtgtattttgtaatttattactTGATTTGTGGTCCAGTGTTGGGATCATTATTATTTCGAGTCCaagtttattttttcaatggTTTTTGGGATTGCTGCATTATGTGTCTACTTGGTTGTATTATCAAGCTGTCTTATAACTTATGTTGTAGATGTTCTAGTAAGAGTATTTATGGCTGTTTCATCGAAGATTTTTTGGTTTTAGTTGAATTACATGTTGGACATATTACTGGAatctattttgtttttgaatctTCAGTTGTGGATTTCTGGTGTATGATGATTAAATTTAGGGCTGGGAGCATTATTATTTGGTCTGACGTTCTTGGTCGGACTGCTTGACTAGGTTCATGGAAATGGAGGTATTCAGCTGGTGGTGCAGGGAAAAAATAATTCTCGAACAGAAGCGCTGCTCCTTGTCTTGACATTATGGAACCCCTTAATATCTACTGctccttccttttttttttttgtatctttATCAATGGTGCTTATTATCTGTGTGGATCAATGGCTATTTTTAGATAAGAACAATCTCGATTTGTTTGGTGTCCTTAATGTCAATGTATGATAATTCCTGTCAAAGTTGGGGATCAGATTCTTGTTGTTTGCTGAATGTAACTTACCTCACCTTATCAACTTTTGGAACAATATTTCTAGGTATATGTATTTACAtgaagaataattattttttcatgttgAAGATATATTAATTTGTCCTTATTTGAGAAACTATTCTATGTTCATTTATGCTCTGACATGTGTTTAATATGCATCATCTTTTCTTTGCAGACGTGAAATCCCTTTGGCAATGTCAGACCTCAAACAACGTTTGCTACCTCCTAAACCTGCATCAGCTATAAACCTCCGAGATTCTTCATCTAGGCCCCCTGGCCGGTTGCCATTTCAGGGAGTTGATGTCTCTGGCCTGAAAAAGCGTGGGCAAGGCCTTCGATCATGGATACGAGTCGATGTATCTGGGAATTCTCAAGTGATTGAGATTGACAAATTTGGTATGATGCGCCGTTGTGATCTTCCAGCACGTGACCTTAGACTACTAGATCCTTTATTTGTTTACCCCTCAACTATTCTTGGTAGAGAGAAGGCGATTGTTGTAAATCTCGAGCAGATTCGGTGTATCATCACAGCAGATGAGGTTTTTCTCTTAAATTCTCTCGACAGTTATGTACTGCAATATGTGGTGGAGTTGCAGAGACGATTGCAAGCTTCAGGAGTTGGAGGAGTTTGGCAATCTGAAGGTCATGAATCAAGCAGAAGGAGAGGAAATAGAAATTTTGATAATACATTTGAAAACACATCTCCTGATTATCTGCCCTTTGAATTCAGAGCTCTAGAAGTTGCATTGGAGGCGGCCTGCACTTTTTTGGATTCTCAGGTACAAACCTTGAAACTTGTTCCTTGCTGTCTTCGCttgatattttctatttttggaTATCATGACATTTGGTAAGTTGTAGAAACTTGTTAGCATTGCAGGTTGAATATTTCTCTGGAATTGTGGTAATCTTTTTActtcttattttcattttatgggAACCAATCCACTCAGTAATATCGAGTGAGCATAAATGCTAGAAAGTACAAGGCTGCAAGCTATCAGATTAATCTATGACTCCGAATGTGTTGTTCATTGACGACGGACCTTCTGAAATTTTAacattcaataaatttataatctcGCAATCGTGGAAAGATGAGGATaaaaactttgaattgaatgaagAAACAAACGTACTCTGCTTTTCATGTAAGTAAATGCTTTTACTTAGTTGCGTTAAAGTTGAATCTGAAAGCTAAAGCAGCCTATTGGGTCAGTTTGTGATAAAGAATCTATAGTAGCATCTGCTGATAAATAATTACCTGCAATATTCTACACAATGTGATACAATACTAGGTTTGCTAGATTTTCGAGTTTGATCTGATGTCACTGCTAACATGTGCACTGCTGGCAAGGGAACCAGGTAAAAGAAGTAAAGGTTTACCTGGTTGCCAGTATTCAAACAATTGTCGAAGGTATCACTTTGGGCAACTCATAACTTTCATTATTTGTTATGGGTTGGAATTAGGACGGCCAAAAAGTTTCAGAAAAGCCGTTTCTTTAATAATCTTCTGTCTCTTAAATCGAAAacctaaaaatataaacattaaCTACTGTTGTAGCAATTACACTTTTGCCTCTCCAGTTGCATTTCCAAACAATTGAAATGTTTGTTTGTGTAATCAAAATTTCTGGAATTGGAGACAAAGCGAAAAAAAAAGAGACCAAGAACCATAGTATTAAAACCAAAAGAGGTGGTGACATAACATTACAGATTAGATAGGTGGTTTGAGAGACCATGTCAAAGACCCTGCTCGAAATGCTCTTTTCAGCTTTGTTTGACACAGGCCATTGTTACATAAACTCAAGATTTTGGtcgaaaatatttgaaatgccTAACTTAACCTGATATTGGTTTACATATACATGTGTGTGTCTGTTcagtatttatttttcaaagtgCTTCAATAATTGAACGTGGATTTATATTTCATTGAATTGATCAGGCAGCAGAGTTAGAGATTGAAGCTTATCCACTGTTGGATGAGCTAACATCCAAGATCAGTACTCTGAATTTGGAAAGGGTTCGTCGATTGAAAAGCAGACTAGTTGCATTGACTCGGAGAGTTCAGAAGGTATGTAGCTAGCCAGTTAACTTCATCATCTTATCTTCCACAAAATAACTGCTTTCAACAAGGTTTGTACTGTCATCATCTAGGTTAGGGATGAAATAGAGCAGCTAATGGATGATGATGGAGATATGGCTGAAATGTATCTTACTGAGAAGAAAAGTCGCATGGAATCATCATTTTATGGTGAGCAATCTTTGATGGGGTACAGATCAAATGATGGCCCATCATCTGTTTCTGCTCCCGTTTCTCCTGTTTCGTCACCCCCTGACAGTAATAGGAAGCTTGAGAAATGCCTGAGCGTAGCGAGGAGCAGACATGAGAGCGTGAGGAGCTCAGAAAGTATCACAGATAGTATAGCAGAGCTTGAAATGCTGTTGGAGGCATACTTCGTTGTTATTGATAGCACCCTCAATAAATTAACTTCGGTATCATTTTTGTGACCTTgacaatttctttttttatattgCTATTCTGTAAAAACCACTTAGCGAGTGGTATTTATCTAATTTCAGCTGAAGGAGTACATAGATGATACTGAAGACTTCATAAACATTCAGCTGGTCCGTCTCTCTTTTTCATACCTTTCCTGTGCTTTTGTTCTTCTATCTGAGATGAAGATACGTAACCTCTTGGTGTAAATGCAAAATATATGTTTTGTAAGCCATATTTTTACCTGGATGAGCGACAGAGATGATGCTAAAGTGAGATATCTCTGTGGTTTAGCAATTCCTCTTGTTATAGTCAATGCTCTCTGCATTTTTTGACGGTATTGTCGTCTTTGTTCGTTGtggtattaatatatgattctGGCTTCAACTTTCAAGATTCATCTACAATACGCAAAGTtcgaaaaacaataaaatttagCATATCAATCTCAACTGGAAATCAAGCAGATATAAATTTGTTATCTCGGTGCAGGATAATGTTCGAAACCAGCTTATACAGTTTGAACTGTTGCTGACTACTGCAACTTTTGTTGTCGCTATATTTGGTGTGGTCGCGGGGATATTTGGTATGAATTTTGCAATACCAATGTTCGACGACTCGGGTGCGTTCCAGTGGGTCCTAATAATTACAGGAGTTTGCGGAGTTGTCATTTTTTGTAGTTTTTTGGGGTTTTTCAAGTATAAAAGACTGATGCCGCTGTAGAAGATGCATGTTAACAATTTAGCCCCTCTGCGGTATTATTGTCATATACTGtgtatgtatatttatattttgtatcaCAACAGGATGTATAGAAGATATGGAAAAACGGTCGAGAGTATCCTGTTTTTGTTTCTAATTGTACGATATAATATTCTTACTAGTTTGCTTGTTCTGCAACTGAGATTAATGATGCCGATTATTTCTCTATTAGTAGAGTGGATCCAGGTCCTTCAAAGGGAACAAAGCATTATGTTTGTGTGGAATAGTTTTGGAGTCGCAGATAAAAGGATTCAGGTTACCATGatgtaattttcatttattacAACAGATAATAAAAGTTACTTTCCATTCTGGAAAtttgtaaattattatttcattataaaTGACCAGACTTGTGttaaataatatcatatttgttgaaaatgtgaaaaatatttgtgttgaaaattataatgttgaatgttgaaaattaggtaaaattaaaagttgtaaatatttaaaattagtgtgtgatgatgtatgtaatgttGAAATTGTTTTTGGattgtttttaaatgaaatcctataaataggtctcaatttgtaaagatttgagacaattgagttgagagaaaaatattataaagtgtgtagtgtgataattttgagagtttgagatttttactttttaccgtaaatttttactttttcacaacacgttatcagcaagaaactctaaaagtcctccatatttttccaagctccaaaatagaagaaaaaaatatcaaaaataataatatttattttattgtttatttatttattgtgtatatatttaatatataatataatgttattatataataaagatcagaaataataaaaataaatttttcaaaaaaactttttataaatcctgggaggatatTAAGACGACTTCCCACACTctcggtaagggatacgacaagtataaaagcctataagatttttaagcaaaatatgacacctcattataataatgtgatatgatatacatactTATTTAAACATggctaatattatatacaccatattattaccataaaattatacaaatacatacatttattttttgtacaccaatggtcataaacggtaacaaaacggctagtttttgctctataaatatgatctcacaaacacattcaataactccaactttctctcattctctaaaattattcttcataaaattttcgaagaaaaaagaagatgactttctcaaggttatttttaattattttggttataatactcactaatcttgtatttatcggagaatatcctcctcgtgtgttttcattatttttacgaatgcttgtatttgttgtttatccattactttgtattgcaatattcattaactaataaaatgcatcataattttttttcgtaccaccatgtcaaacttgacaaagctcgaatttgttgcactcgacattatgGGAAAAAATCATATGCCATgaactctcgatgtagaaatgcatcttgattcattgggtctaagcgagactattaaagaaaatggtatatattcatcacaagaaaaagcaaaagctataatatttttgcgtcgacatcttgatgaaggtttgaaatgtgaatatctcatcgaaaaagatcataTGGCTCTATggaaggattaaaagaaagatttgatcatataagggaagttatacttccgactgccattgatgaatggaatatgttgagattccaagattttaagaaagtaagtgattacaattcggcgatgtatcgaataatctcgcaattaaaattttggggacatgaggttacagaatcagaaatgcttgaaaaaacattttccacgtttcacgcatcaaatataacgctacagcaacaatatagagtgcgtggatttgtgagatattctgaactcatcgcctgtcttcttgtggcggaaaagaacaacgagctattaatgagaaatcatcagtcccgacccactggatcaacagcatttccagaagtaaatgctgtaagtaaaaattaatttaaacctggaaaccaaaatcaaattcaaagacaaggttttggtcgaggtcgaggtcgaggtcgtggacgtggacgtggacgtggacgtggaagtggtcgtggtcgtggacgaggccgtggttttgaaaataatcgagatagttactcctataactcatctcaaaagagcgtacCAAACCATCCACTAAAAAGGCATCATgaaaatatgagtgttaatgagaatcactcaaaaagatttgaaagttcttgttttagatgtggtactccaggacattggtcccgtatttgtcgagcccctgagcacctttgtaaactttataaagaatcaataaaggggaaaaaaaGAGACGAACTTCACTGAAcgcagtgaccgtttgagtgattcaactcatttttgatgctgctgattttatgaatgatttatctagaaatgatcaatatgttggtgggatagaaataaaaatattgatgctgcagattttctcaatgatttctctgaaaatgaacaatatattggtggaatataaatgtacaataatttatttttcatgtattcatgtgataatgttttattgtacaattatgatatgtgttatatttacatatgtattgtcagtaatttgttttcattgcatatttttgaagttcaaatatggaaaatgccaTGAACAAAGGTAAACAAGGAACTAATCCCTTGGAAGTTTgcgtacctgatagtggtacaacgcacactattcttcgagataaaagatatttcttggaagtgaaaccaacaaaaacaatggtgaatacaatatcaggtcctgtagacttgaatTAAAGGATGCGGTAAAGCATAATTTTTGTTTCCTAATGGTACAAATTTTTTGTATCAATGATGCTTTgaattcaccacaatcgaaaagaaatttgttgagttttaatgatatatactCCCATGGGTacgatactcaaacaatgaatgaagggaatgagaaatatatgtgtcttaccacatataaatcaggaaagaaatatgtgattgaaaaactaccaatgctccctactggattgcattatacacatataagtctcattgaatcaaacatgatagttgataattcttcaatattaaccaattgacatgatcgattaggacatccgggttcaacaatgatgcgaagaattatagaaaatacacatggtcatccgttgaaagaccagaagattttttagaataataagtttcaatgtaaaacaTGTTCTCTTgtaaaacttattataagaccatcaccagtcaaaatccaaactgaatcacaaatgtttcttgaacgtattcagagTGAtgtttgtggaccaatccatccaccatgtggaccattcagatactttatggtattggtTGATGCcaccagcagatggtcacatgtatgtttattgccaactcgaaatgttgcatttgcaagattacttgctcaaatattaaaattgaggaatcaatttctcgattatacaatcaaaaaaattagacttgataatgctggtgaatttacttcccagactttcaatgattattgtatgtctatgggaatcattgttgagcatcatgttgctcatgtacatacacataATTGATTGACTGAataattgattaaacgtcttcaaatgattgctagaccaatgattatgaaaacaaagctccctatttctatatggggacatgcaattttacatgctgttCCATTAATTCGCATCcaaccaagtgcatatcataaatactccccattgcagcttgcatttggtaaagaaccaggcatttctcatctgagaatttttggatgtatggtgtatgtgcctattgcaccacctcaacaaaagaaaatgggacctcaaagaaagattggaatttatatcggttatgatagtccattaaccattcgatatcttgaacctcagacagacGACGTGtttacagcacgttttgctgattgtcattttaatgaggaaatcttcccaatgttagggagagaacagaaacataccgaaaagaaaattacatggtatgcatcatcattgttacatctggatccaagaacaaaaaatttgaaaaaaatgtacagcaaattgtgcatttgcaaagaatagcaaatcaaataccagatgcatttgcagacacaaaatgggtaactaaatcatatatacatgctgcaaatgcctctgctcgaattgaaattccgaagaaataaattaaagatactcatgatgtcattaaacgcctgaagcgtggaagaccagtcggttccaaggataaaaaacctcgaaaaagaaaattcatagagaaacacgatgatcacaaaataaagaaggatgttcctgaagaaacacatgatgatcacaaaataacgaatgatgttcctgaagaaatacatgatgatgaaaatgttctgtcagaaccacaaactgacgagaatcgtgaaatctctatcaattatattaatactggaaaaatatggaaccgaaaagatatagaagaaattgatgatatattttcttataatgtggcaatatgcatcataaatgataatgaagatcgtgaaccaaaatcttttggtgagtgtaaaaatcgacaggattggataaaatggaaagatgccatccagattgaattggattcgctaaataaacgtaatgtttttggacctatagttcTTACACCTGAAGGTCTAAAACCTGTTAGAttattaaacatagaaaaggatccattccgtctaTGTGAAGacgatgaagatattcttggtcaagaaataccatatctaagtgctatcggtgcccttatgtatcttacaaattgtacaaggcctgatatatcttttgctgtagatttattggcaagatttagcacatatccaacaaagagacactggaacggaattaaacatatattccgttatgtACGAGGAACAACAGACTTGAGACTTTTATATTCAAAAGATgataatccaagtataattggttatgtcGATGccggatacttatctgatccacacaagacacgttcccaaactggatatgtatttactcgtggaggcactgcaatttcttggcgttcacagaaacaaacactcgtaacaacttcatcaaatcatgcctagattattgcactacatgaagcaagccgtgaatgtatgtggttaaaatcaatgacccaacatatccaaatctcattcggattatcattcgacgagaagcctgtgatactatatgaagataatgctgcatgtgttgctcaaatgaaagaatgatacataaaaaatgacagaactaaacatatttctcctaagttcttcgcattcaccaaggagctttagaagaataaatatattgatgttcgtcacattcaatcaagtaaaaactcatcagatctcttcacaaaggtacttcctacgacaatattcagaaaacacatatataata comes from Primulina huaijiensis isolate GDHJ02 chromosome 5, ASM1229523v2, whole genome shotgun sequence and encodes:
- the LOC140976492 gene encoding magnesium transporter MRS2-1-like isoform X4; protein product: MIGCLLIRTKRRRFSCHSSSDPISQTAFARHFRREIPLAMSDLKQRLLPPKPASAINLRDSSSRPPGRLPFQGVDVSGLKKRGQGLRSWIRVDVSGNSQVIEIDKFGMMRRCDLPARDLRLLDPLFVYPSTILGREKAIVVNLEQIRCIITADEVFLLNSLDSYVLQYVVELQRRLQASGVGGVWQSEGHESSRRRGNRNFDNTFENTSPDYLPFEFRALEVALEAACTFLDSQAAELEIEAYPLLDELTSKISTLNLERVRRLKSRLVALTRRVQKVRDEIEQLMDDDGDMAEMYLTEKKSRMESSFYGEQSLMGYRSNDGPSSVSAPVSPVSSPPDSNRKLEKCLSVARSRHESVRSSESITDSIAELEMLLEAYFVVIDSTLNKLTSLKEYIDDTEDFINIQLSGSRSFKGNKALCLCGIVLESQIKGFRLP
- the LOC140976492 gene encoding magnesium transporter MRS2-1-like isoform X1, which encodes MIGCLLIRTKRRRFSCHSSSDPISQTAFARHFRREIPLAMSDLKQRLLPPKPASAINLRDSSSRPPGRLPFQGVDVSGLKKRGQGLRSWIRVDVSGNSQVIEIDKFGMMRRCDLPARDLRLLDPLFVYPSTILGREKAIVVNLEQIRCIITADEVFLLNSLDSYVLQYVVELQRRLQASGVGGVWQSEGHESSRRRGNRNFDNTFENTSPDYLPFEFRALEVALEAACTFLDSQAAELEIEAYPLLDELTSKISTLNLERVRRLKSRLVALTRRVQKVRDEIEQLMDDDGDMAEMYLTEKKSRMESSFYGEQSLMGYRSNDGPSSVSAPVSPVSSPPDSNRKLEKCLSVARSRHESVRSSESITDSIAELEMLLEAYFVVIDSTLNKLTSLKEYIDDTEDFINIQLDNVRNQLIQFELLLTTATFVVAIFGVVAGIFGMNFAIPMFDDSGAFQWVLIITGVCGVVIFCSFLGFFKYKRLMPL
- the LOC140976492 gene encoding magnesium transporter MRS2-1-like isoform X2, with product MSREIPLAMSDLKQRLLPPKPASAINLRDSSSRPPGRLPFQGVDVSGLKKRGQGLRSWIRVDVSGNSQVIEIDKFGMMRRCDLPARDLRLLDPLFVYPSTILGREKAIVVNLEQIRCIITADEVFLLNSLDSYVLQYVVELQRRLQASGVGGVWQSEGHESSRRRGNRNFDNTFENTSPDYLPFEFRALEVALEAACTFLDSQAAELEIEAYPLLDELTSKISTLNLERVRRLKSRLVALTRRVQKVRDEIEQLMDDDGDMAEMYLTEKKSRMESSFYGEQSLMGYRSNDGPSSVSAPVSPVSSPPDSNRKLEKCLSVARSRHESVRSSESITDSIAELEMLLEAYFVVIDSTLNKLTSLKEYIDDTEDFINIQLDNVRNQLIQFELLLTTATFVVAIFGVVAGIFGMNFAIPMFDDSGAFQWVLIITGVCGVVIFCSFLGFFKYKRLMPL
- the LOC140976492 gene encoding magnesium transporter MRS2-1-like isoform X3, producing MSDLKQRLLPPKPASAINLRDSSSRPPGRLPFQGVDVSGLKKRGQGLRSWIRVDVSGNSQVIEIDKFGMMRRCDLPARDLRLLDPLFVYPSTILGREKAIVVNLEQIRCIITADEVFLLNSLDSYVLQYVVELQRRLQASGVGGVWQSEGHESSRRRGNRNFDNTFENTSPDYLPFEFRALEVALEAACTFLDSQAAELEIEAYPLLDELTSKISTLNLERVRRLKSRLVALTRRVQKVRDEIEQLMDDDGDMAEMYLTEKKSRMESSFYGEQSLMGYRSNDGPSSVSAPVSPVSSPPDSNRKLEKCLSVARSRHESVRSSESITDSIAELEMLLEAYFVVIDSTLNKLTSLKEYIDDTEDFINIQLDNVRNQLIQFELLLTTATFVVAIFGVVAGIFGMNFAIPMFDDSGAFQWVLIITGVCGVVIFCSFLGFFKYKRLMPL